Proteins encoded in a region of the Prunus persica cultivar Lovell chromosome G4, Prunus_persica_NCBIv2, whole genome shotgun sequence genome:
- the LOC18780388 gene encoding uncharacterized protein LOC18780388 has protein sequence MADYEPPSFSLGFDLGFDSELQTAATDHSTPAPAPDPWRGSDALKPFDVDEEIGPQITGPDPEIGPRPVRPLKRLKRGLALKREPATPIRNIDDDIEEFSSPEDIIRDAYRPTQYQTVSSSSKIPLHGSGVLTSQSSCHSMGRKRKPASDVSASVGMEANRQGLMFPKLTTSPLRRFQLIDSDSDDPSVRGNGSRVTCNVDPSSKKQHFNSCHSASTSETKKKLSVPQDGGDVDLWKDFSPIKKFSIPTPALDEVCQEFLQSAKDKTTQKLGRDSCLHTNEIFQETTCCVQDVEQLWNVADPLPPAHHYFFHDDPNIRKLVCSRLPNFFPLGINIRGNQQNGSSVIDYMGQFSNGEASKQKVNQKIHLDQSSKRRNKSNISNVEEGLHASGGWMNPKGKAAQKGSVNKSSRKVRNRSAKSNFGNGEHTSGNWVEPRSNASTKRIQANAQPSGQWSTPSASGQAAGHWYTGPGGRKVYVSKTGQEVTGSAAYRLYRKESGARSVKARKTKGKKEKGSKKR, from the exons ATGGCCGACTACGAGCCTCCCTCGTTCTCTCTCGGGTTCGATCTGGGTTTCGATTCGGAGCTCCAAACAGCTGCCACGGACCACTCCACTCCCGCACCAGCTCCAGACCCTTGGCGCGGCTCCGATGCCCTTAAACCCTTTGACGTAGATGAAGAGATCGGGCCTCAAATCACTGGTCCGGATCCAGAAATCGGGCCCCGACCAGTGCGGCCTCTCAAGCGGCTCAAGCGAGGACTGGCTCTGAAGCGGGAGCCCGCGACGCCGATTCGTAATATTGACGATGATATCGAAGAGTTCTCTTCTCCGGAAGATATTATTCGAG ATGCATATCGGCCAACACAATACCAAACTGTTTCCAGTAGTTCAAAGATCCCATTACATGGAAGTGGGGTTTTAACCTCTCAATCATCCTGCCATAGCATGGGAAGGAAAAGGAAACCTGCTTCAGACGTCTCAGCTTCTGTGGGTATGGAGGCGAACCGCCAAGGATTGATGTTTCCAAAGTTGACTACCAGTCCTCTTCGAAGGTTCCAGTTAATTGATTCTGATTCTGATGATCCTTCAGTCCGTGGAAATGGGAGCAGGGTTACTTGCAATGTTGATCCATCCTCAAAGAAGCAACACTTCAATTCCTGCCATTCTGCAAGTACTAgtgaaacaaagaagaaactaTCAGTGCCTCAAGATGGGGGTGATGTGGATCTGTGGAAAGATTTCAGTCCAATCAAGAAGTTTAGCATTCCAACACCTGCTTTGGATGAGGTATGTCAAGAATTTCTCCAATCCGCGAAGGATAAGACTACTCAGAAATTGGGGAGGGATTCATGTCTACatacaaatgaaatttttcaAGAAACGACATGTTGCGTCCAAGATGTTGAACAACTCTGGAATGTGGCTGATCCTCTTCCACCTGCTCATCATTACTTTTTCCATGACGATCCAAATATTCGGAAATTAGTTTGCAGTCGCTTACCCAATTTTTTTCCACTTGGCATTAACATCAGAGGAAATCAACAGAATGGTTCATCAGTTATTGACTACAt GGGTCAATTTAGCAACGGAGAAGCTTCAAAGCAGAAAGTGAATCAAAAAATTCACCTTGACCAAAGCTCTAAGAGGAGAAATAAATCAAACATatcaaatgttgaagaaggcTTACATGCTTCCGGAGGCTGGATGAATCCAAAAGGTAAAGCAGCACAGAAAGGTAGTGTCAATAAGAGCTCAAGAAAGGTAAGAAATAGGTCAGCCAAATCAAATTTTGGAAATGGCGAGCATACTTCTGGAAACTGGGTGGAACCCAGAAGCAATGCCAGTACAAAGCGGATTCAAGCAAATGCACAACCTTCTGGTCAATGGTCTACGCCTAGTGCAAGTGGGCAAGCTGCTGGCCATTGGTATACTGGCCCTGGTGGAAGGAAG GTTTATGTAAGTAAAACTGGGCAGGAAGTGACAGGCTCAGCAGCATACAGACTGTATCGGAAG GAAAGTGGAGCACGGTCTGTCAAAGCCAGAAAAacgaaaggaaaaaaagaaaaaggttccAAGAAGAGGTGA
- the LOC18781324 gene encoding uncharacterized protein LOC18781324 translates to MGNCIRHEPSMQWGGDDWGCMANGVDDHEEEEIMKKNKKIKMEEGQGGFEDLGAVGLAKKLGGATEVKIKITKKQLEELLGRVDLKQMSVQQVLAKLISFGDRYEAHQRSWRPALQSIPEVN, encoded by the coding sequence atggggAATTGTATAAGGCATGAGCCGTCTATGCAATGGGGAGGGGATGATTGGGGTTGCATGGCAAATGGTGTTGATGATCATGAAGAGGAGGAGAtcatgaagaagaataagaagatcAAGATGGAGGAGGGCCAGGGGGGTTTTGAAGATTTGGGAGCAGTTGGGTTGGCTAAGAAACTTGGTGGAGCCACAGAGGTGAAGATCAAGATCACAAAGAAGCAGTTGGAAGAGTTGCTGGGTAGGGTGGATTTAAAGCAAATGTCAGTGCAACAAGTTTTGGCTAAGCTGATTAGCTTTGGTGATCGATATGAGGCCCATCAACGGTCTTGGAGGCCTGCCCTTCAAAGTATTCCTGAGGTTAATTAA